A window of Echeneis naucrates chromosome 13, fEcheNa1.1, whole genome shotgun sequence contains these coding sequences:
- the tgfb1a gene encoding transforming growth factor, beta 1a yields MKLALLILIVIHLVGNVSGMSTCQTVDLEIVKKKRIEAIRSQILSKLRLPREPEPDQAGDEKEIPSTLLSLYNNTKEMLNEQQTEIQTDITLEQEQEEYFAKVLHKFNMTRNNTTESIRKVPTVTMLFNISEIRQRVGDYRLLTSAELRLGIKKPMIPNEQRVELYWGLGTSARYFATRFITNKWKDKWLSFDVTENLQNWLQGSEDEQGFQLQVFCGCSEEKQGLFSFDISGIFENRGDTANVQGASEQMPYILTMSIPPNMSSQHTSRRKRSPSDPRDICTAQTETCCVRSLYIDFRKDLGWKWIHKPTGYHANYCMGSCTYIWNAENKYSQILALYKHHNPGASAQPCCVPQALEPLPILYYVGRQHKVEQLSNMIVKSCKCS; encoded by the exons ATGAAGCTGGCACTGCTGATTCTCATCGTTATCCACTTGGTGGGCAACGTAAGTGGCATGTCTACATGTCAGACAGTGGACCTGGAAATAGTGAAAAAAAAGCGCATTGAGGCCATTAGGAGCCAGATCCTCAGTAAACTGCGTTTGCCAAGAGAGCCTGAGCCTGATCAGGCTGGAGACGAAAAGGAAATCCCTTCCACTCTGCTGTCCCTCTACAACAACACCAAGGAGATGCTGAATGAACAGCAGACTGAGATCCAGACAGACATCACCTTAGAGCAGGAGCAAGAGGAGTACTTTGCCAAGGTGCTGCACAAGTTCAACATGACCA GAAATAATACCACAGAGAGCATCAGGAAAGTACCAACCGTCACGATGTTGTTCAACATCTCTGAAATACGGCAAAGAGTTGGGGATTACCGCCTGCTGACCAGTGCTGAACTGCGTCTTGGAATCAAAAAACCCATGATACCTAATGAGCAGCGGGTGGAGCTGTACTGGGGCCTGGGGACCTCCGCTCGCTACTTTGCTACCCGCTTCATCACCAATAAGTGGAAAGACAAGTGGTTGTCCTTCGATGTCACAGAGAACCTGCAGAACTGGCTCCAAGGGTCTG AGGATGAGCAGGGTTTCCAACTGCAAGTGTTCTGTGGATGCAGCGAGGAAAAGCAGGGTCTCTTCTCTTTTGACATCTCTGGGATCTTCGAAAATAGAGGAGACACAGCAAACGTGCAAGGCGCATCAGAACAAATGCCCTACATcctgaccatgtccatccctccAAACATGAGCAGCCAACACACCTCGCGTAGAAAGCGTTCCCCAAGCGATCCAAGGGACATATGTACCGC ccaGACAGAGACTTGCTGTGTGCGGAGCTTGTACATTGACTTCAGGAAAGACCTGGGTTGGAAGTGGATACATAAGCCCACAGGTTACCATGCCAACTACTGCATGGGGTCATGCACCTACATCTGGAATGCTGAAAACAAATATTCTCAG ATCTTGGCCCTGTACAAGCATCATAATCCAGGAGCCTCTGCCCAGCCGTGCTGCGTCCCCCAGGCACTGGAGCCACTGCCAATCCTCTACTATGTGGGCAGGCAACACAAG GTGGAGCAGCTATCCAATATGATTGTAAAGTCCTGCAAGTGCAGCTGA